The Pseudarthrobacter sp. BIM B-2242 region CACGCTCTGGTCCAGGCGCAAAGGCGAGACCGAATACGGTGTGAAGGCAATCCCGCTGGGCGGCTACGTGTCCATGATCGGGATGTACCCGCCCAACAAGGACGACGGAACGGTCCGGCCTTCCAGCACCGGCATGTTCCAGACACTGGCCACGGAGGCGCGATCCCTGGCCCACGAGGAGGTTGGCCCGGAGGACGGGAACCGCGTCTTCTACCGCCTGCCGGTCTGGAAAAAAATCATCGTGATGCTCGGCGGCCCGGTCATGAACCTGCTGATCGGCGTGGTGCTGACCGCTGTCCTGTTGATGGGCTTTGGCGTGGCCACAGCCACCACCACCATTTCCGATGTGTCCAAGTGCCAGGTGGCTGCGGGGCAGACGGTGGACCCCGATTCGCCGGACTGCCAGCTGACTCCCGCTGCGGCTGCCGGGCTCCTGCCGAACGATGTGGTCACCTCCTTTGACGGAAAAGCAGTCACGGGCTGGGACCAGCTGACCGAGTGGATCCGCGCCTCCGCCGGCAGGGAAGTCGCCATCACCGTGGAGCGCGACGGCGGACCGGTTACCACCACGGTGACCCCCGTCCTGTCCGCCCGCCCCGTCGTGGGCGTGGACGGACGCCAGGCAAAGGATGACGCCGGCAATCTCCTGTACCAGGACGTGGGCTTTCTCGGCATCGGCGCGCAGACCGAACTGGTGGCCCAGCCGGCGTCGTCCGTCCTGCCCATGGCGGGGGAGAACATCAGGCAGGTGGCCGGGGTTGTCCTCAATCTGCCCGCGAGGGTGGTCGGTGTGGCAAAGGCCGCCTTCAGCGAGGAAGAGCGCGATCCGAACGGTCCCATCAGCGTGGTGGGCGTGGGACGCGTAGCCGGCGAAGTGGCGGCCATGGAAGAGGTGCCGCTCCAGTCCAGGCTTGGCGCACTGGTGGGCCTGCTGGCCGGCCTCAACTTTGCGCTCGCGGTCTTCAACCTGATCCCGCTGCTGCCGCTCGACGGCGGGCATGTGGCCGGAGCGCTCTATGAGGGGGCACGGCGGCAGGTGGCCAGGCTGTTCGGCAAACCGGACCCGGGAGCTTTCGACATCGCCAAACTGCTTCCCGTGACCTATGTGGTGGCCGTGCTGCTGATGGGCATGAGCGCGCTGCTGATCTACGCGGACATTGTGAAGCCGGTGAACCTCTTCGGCTGAGATGCCTCGCGCTGCCTGATGCCTTCGCGGAGAAAGGTGAACAAAAATGAGCCCGCAGAAAGTAAGCCGTTGGGTCCAGGCCGGTTTGTGGGCGCTGGCCGTTGCCTGGCTCGTTACGGCCTGGTCCTCGCTGGAGCCACAGCCGGACGCGGCCCGGGACCCGGAAGCCTGGGCCAGGTTCGTCAGCTCCGATTCGTACCAGATGGGCCATCTGCTGGGCGGCACCGGCGGCACCATCCTGGCCATCTTGGGGACCTTTGCGCTGGGGTGCTGCCTTGCCGGCAGCCGGACCGGAGGCCTCGCGTTGACAGCAATGGTCAGTGCAGTGGCCGGTACCGCACTGCTGCTGGTGCCCGCTGTGATTTCCACGTTCGCCACTCCCGCCATCGGTAAGGCCTACCTGGCTGGAAACCAGGACGTGATGCAGTTGGAATTCCCGGGATCGATGAACGGGGCGTTCCTGCTGGGCCTCCTGCTGGCCTGTGCCGGCAACCTCCTGCTGGGGATCGCAGTATGGCGTTCCCGGGTCCTGCCGCGGTGGGCCGGGGTGCTCTGGGCGGCAGGAGCCGTGCTGTTCTATGTCCTCGGCGTGATCCTGGGGCAGGCCACCACCGGAAGCAGCCTGCCTACCCAGAGTGCCGGGGGCCTGCTGATGGGAGTTGCCGCGGTGTGGATGGCGTGGGAGGCGACCCGGCGGAGCGCTGTTCCGCCGGAATCACAGCGGCTGACGGCTGATTCCAGCTAATCAGCCATATATGGCTGATTCTTAATAATCAGCTATTAGTGATTGATTATTTCCTCTTGCCTGCGTACGGTTTATGGCATGTACGTACTGACCATCGACCAGCGCGGAAGCACTGCAGACATGGACCGGGTTCCAGGCCTGATTTCCGCATTGGGCAGCCTCACACCTGCCCCGTTCGAGCGTTCGGTAGGCGACGAGCTCCAGGGTGTCGTGGAACACGCTGCGGACGTCGTGGACATAGCGCTCCATGCGCTCCGGGACGGACACTGGTACGTCGGGATCGGGATCGGGGCGGTGCAGCTGGTTCCCGGCGGCAGCCCCCGGGAAGGCACCGGCAGCGGCTTTGTGGCAGCGCGGAAGGCAGTGGAACTGGCCAAGGGCGCGGCGGCCCAGGTGCCGTTGTCGGTGGTGTCCGGCAGTATGGGACGTGGCCGGGACCTACGTCCCGATGCCGGGAAGGGAGCCATGACCAGTGCACACGCCCAGGCGGTGCTCCGCTTGCTGGGACGCGTTGTGCAGCAACGCACGCCGGCCCAGTGGCGCGTGGTGGACAGCCTGCGCGCCTACCAGGGCGGCGAAGGCCGTCACGGCAGCCAGAAACATGTGGCCCGGGAGCTGGGGATCACCGAGCAGTCGGTAAGCCGTGCCCTGCTGCGGTCCGGCTGGCCGGAAGAGGCAGCTGCCAGGCCTGCCGCCGCCATGCTCCTGGAGTGCGCCCACGCCCGGATCCTTGCTCCGTCGGGGACACCTGCGCCGTGGACAGTCCAGGTAGGGGATACTTCGACCGAGGGGAACCGGTGAACGCACTCTGGATCGCAGCGGCCCTCCTGGTGGCGGGTTTTGCGGGCTGGCCTGTGACCTCGCTGGTGTTCCGGCTGGCCAGGACCATCGATGACAAGGCCGACGCCGCAGCGAAGGCCGGCGGTGCCGCAGGCCGTGACTCCGGCCAGGATCCGTCAGCAGATGTGACGGTGGACAACCTGCCGGACATTCCGGCGGATGATCAGCAGCCCGGTCAGACCGTTGACGGCGAGCTGACAGCGGGCGGCGACAGGCCGCCGTCGGACGCCACCCACCCGGAAGCTGAAGGTCCCGGGCAGCCGGGTCCCGCAGTTCCGGCCCAGCGAATTCTGCGCGGCGGTGCCATTATCGGGGTGCTCGAACGCCTGGGCGTCTGCCTGGCCATCCTGACCGGGCAGCCGGTGGCTATTGCCTACATTGTGGCCATCAAGGGCCTGGGCAGGTTTGCCGAACTCAAGGGAAACGCCGGTGGCTGCAGAGCGGTTCATCATTGGAACGCTGACGTCGATGCTGTGGGCGGCCGGCACCGGAGCGATCGTGAAGGTGTTCTTGCTGCAGTAGGTTTCGGATCGGCGGCAGCCCGCCCCGGGCGATAGGGTGTCCTTATGACTGTTTTTGCCGTTGAGTACGTGTACGCCGCCGATTCCACCGCCGCCCTTGATGAACACCGCCCTGCGCACCGCGCGTGGCTGGCAGGCCTGGCGGAAGGCGGCCAGTTGCTGACCAGCGGACCCTATGGTGACGGGGCGGGTGCGCTGCTGATCTTCAAGGTCCAGGACGAAACCCGGCTGAATGAGCTGCTCAAGCAGGACCCGTTCGCCATTGCCGGAACCATCGCCGGGATCCGCACTGCCGAATGGACCCCCGTGATAGGCCTCCTGGCCCCGCACGCGTCCTGATCTCCGTACCACTTTTCCTCCCGAAATACCTACCCAAGGAGTCCACGTGACCTCGGTCAGCCTGGGAATGCCGTCAGCACCGCCGCCTGTCCTCGCCCCCCGCCGCAAGACGCGCCAGATCAAGGTGGGATCGGTGGGAGTCGGCTCGGACTCGCCCATCAGCGTGCAGTCCATGACCACCACCCCCACAACGGACATCAACGCCACACTGCAGCAGATCGCGGAGCTGACTGCGTCAGGCTGCGACATTGTGCGCGTTGCCTGCCCGTCAGCCGACGATGCCGAGGCGTTGCCCATCATCGCGCGCAAGTCCCAGATCCCCGTGATAGCGGACATCCACTTCCAGCCCAAGTACGTTTTTGCGGCGATCGAAGCCGGCTGCGCGGCAGTGCGGGTGAACCCGGGAAATATCCGCAAGTTCGATGACCAGATCAAGGAAATCGCCCGCGCGGCAAAGGACCACGGAACGTCCATCCGGATCGGTGTCAACGCCGGCTCCCTGGAGCCCGGCATCCTCAAGAAATACGGCAAGGCCACACCGGAAGCCCTCGTTGAGTCGGCAGTCTGGGAAGCATCGCTGTTCGAGGAGCACGGATTCCACGACTTCAAGATCTCCGTCAAGCACAATGACCCCGTCATCATGGTGGCGGCCTACGAGATGCTCGCGGAGAAGGGTGACTGGCCGCTGCACCTGGGCGTCACCGAGGCCGGACCGGCCTTCCAGGGGACCATCAAGTCCGCTACCGCCTTCGGGGCACTCCTGGCCAAGGGCATCGGCGACACCATCCGCGTTTCCCTCTCGGCCCCGCCGGTGGAGGAAATCAAGGTGGGCAACCAGATCCTTCAGTCCCTGAACCTGCGTCCGCGCAAGCTGGAGATCGTCTCGTGCCCGTCCTGCGGACGTGCCCAGGTGGACGTCTACACTCTGGCCGAGCAAGTCACCGCCGGACTGGAAGGCATGGAGATTCCGCTGCGCGTGGCCGTGATGGGCTGCGTGGTGAACGGACCCGGTGAAGCCCGTGAAGCCGACCTCGGCGTGGCCTCGGGCAACGGCAAGGGCCAGATCTTTGTGAAGGGCGAAGTCATTAAGACTGTGCCTGAGAGTGAAATTGTTGAGACACTGATCGAAGAGGCCATGCGCATTGCCGAGGAGATGGGGGAGGCCGATGGCGAAGATGCTGTCAAAGGTAGCCCCGTGGTTAGCGTCTCATAAACCCGACGCCGAACCGGAGGGGGTCACCGTCCGTGCCCTTTCCGGCGCGGACACCCCGGCCCTTCGGCGCCTTGCCCTGCAGGATCCGGTAGCCAATGTCTTCATCCTCGCCCATCTCAGGACGGCGGGGTCAGCGGCGCCCACCACTGGCGGCGCTGCTGTCCTGGGCGTGTTCGACGACGGCATCCTCCTGGGCGCGTGCTGGGCGGGAGCGAACCTCGTTCCGGTGGAACTGGACCCCGGGTTTGCCGGGCTGGTAGCAGAAACGGCGAGCGCGTCCGGCCGCCGCTTTGCCTCCGCGTTCGGTCCTGCGGCCTCAGTCCTCGCCCTCTATGCTGAACTGGCTGAGTTGGGGCATGCCGCCCACGAGGTGCGGGACGAGCAGCCGCTGATGACTCTCTCCGGTCCGCCGGCGGTGGAGCCGAACACTGATCTCGCGCTGGGCAGGCTGGCCGATTTTGACCGCATTCTGCCGGCCTGTGCTGCCATGTTCGAAGAGGAAGTGGGCTACTCGCCGTTCCTCGGCGGCAAGGAGTTCTACAGCCGCCGTGTGGAGGGCCTCATCCGCCAGGGTCATTCACTGGCACACGTCAACGACTCCGGTGAAGTGGTGTTCAAGGCCGAACTCGGAGCAGTCACGGCCGACGTTACACAGATCCAGGGTGTCTGGATGAACCCCGGCTACCGCGGCCAGGGGCTGAGCGCGGGCTACATGGCAGCAGTAGTGGAGAAGGCCCGTGCTTTGGCGCCGGTGACCAGTCTTTACGTCAACGGCTTCAACCTCCGCGCACGGTCCACCTACGAACGGGTGGGGTTCCAGCAGGTCGGCACGTTCGCAACCGTCTTGTTTTAGGCTTCCGTGCCCCTCAAAACCTTCGAATGGAGAAATTCCTTGTCAAAGGTGCCCGCCATCACATAGGTTCGATCTAGCTGCGCTGGAGTGGGTGGGCGGTCTCACCAGTCCTCACCAGTATCTAAGCGTCAACGGCCGTAGAGCCACGCCTGAATGCAATGACCAGCCGTTCACGGCCAGGGGCTCTGTATTCCGGGCGTGGCTCTATTGCGTGACTGCGTGACTGCGTGACTCCGGGGCCGGGGGACTGCGGACTGCGGGACGGAGCGCGGATTGCCGGTAGATTAGTACCCAGACGAATTGCCCGGCTCTGCTTCCAGCAGCCATTCCCCAGAAACGGATACCCGCCCGTGGTCACAAGACTGTCCCAGCTTTTCCTGCGCACCCTGCGTGAAGATCCCGTCGATGCCGAGGTGGCCAGCCACCGGCTCCTGGTGCGGGCCGGCTACATCCGGCGCGCGGCACCGGGCATCTACACGTGGCTGCCGCTCGGGCTGAGTGTGCTGCGCAAGGTCGAAGCGGTGATCCGCGAGGAAATGGCGGCGATCGGTGCCCAGGAAGTGCATTTCCCGGCCCTGCTGCCGCGGGAACCCTACGAGGCCACCAACCGCTGGACCGAATACGGCGAGGGCCTCTTCCGGCTCCAGGACCGCAAAGGTGCGGACTACCTGCTGGCTCCCACGCATGAGGAAATGTTCACCCTCCTGGTCAAGGACCTGTACTCCTCGTACAAGGACCTGCCCCTGAGCCTTTACCAGATCCAGAACAAGTACCGCGACGAAGCGCGGCCCCGGGCAGGCCTGCTGCGCGGCCGCGAGTTCATCATGAAGGACTCTTACTCCTTCGACGTGGACGACGCCGGCCTGGACGCCAGCTACGCGGCGCACCGCGCGGCATACATCCGCATCTTCGAGCGGCTGGGCCTGGAAGTCATTCCGGTCGCAGCCACCGCCGGTGCCATGGGCGGCTCCAAGAGCGAGGAGTTCCTGCACCCGACTGAGGTCGGCGAGGACACCTTCGTGCGGTCCGCGGGCGGCTATGCAGCCAACGTCGAGGCAGTGACCACGGTGGTGCCGGCGGACATCGACTTCAGCGGTGCCCCGGCGGCCGAAGTCCTGGACACTCCGGATACCCCCACCATCGACACCCTGGTGGCCTCCGCCAATGTACTTGCTCCCCGCACCGAGGCCGAGGGCGGCCCGTGGACTGCCGCTGACACGCTCAAGAACGTTGTCCTGGCCGTCACCCTGCCCACCGGTGAACGCCAGCTGGTGGTCATTGGCCTTCCGGGTGACCGCGGGGTGGACCTGAAGCGCGTCGAAGCCAACATCGGTTCCTTCCTGCCCATCGCCGGCGAAATCGGACTCGAAGCCGCCAACGACGACGACCTCAAGAAGCAGCCCCTCATCGTCAAGGGCTACCTTGGCCCCGGCATGACGCTGGAGGAACCCCTGCTGGGAAGCGACAGCGCGACCAAGCTCCTCTACCTCGTCGATCCCCGCGTGGTCAGCGGTAGCGCGTGGGTGACCGGTGCCAACGAGGCCGGAAAGCACGTGTTCGGACTCGTTGCCGGACGCGACTTCGGCTGGGACGGCGTCATCGAATGCACGGACGTCCGCGAAGGCGACCAGGCCCCGGACGGGTCCGGTCCGCTGGAAATCGCCCGCGGCATCGAGATGGGCCACATTTTCCAGCTTGGCCGCAAGTACGCCGAAGCCCTCGAGCTGAAGGTCCTGGACCAGAACGGCAAGCAGGTTGTTGTCACCATGGGTTCCTACGGCGTGGGCGTGACGCGCGCCGTCGCGGCCCTGGCCGAATCCAACCACGACGACAAGGGCCTGACCTGGCCGCGCGCCGTCGCCCCCGCCGATGTCCACGTCGTGGCTGTGGGCCGAGGCGAGGAAATCTTCGCAGCCGCGGAGAAACTGGCCCTCGACCTGGAGGCCGCCGGGCTGGACGTTATTTATGATGACCGTCCCAAGGTCTCACCGGGCGTCAAGTTCGGCGACGCCGAACTGGTTGGTGTCCCCACCATCCTCGCCGTCGGCCGGGGCCTGGTGGACGGCGTGGTGGAGATCAAGGACCGGCGCAGCGGCGAAGCGGAGAACGTAGCGGTGGACAAGGCCGTCGACTACGTGGTCACCGCCGTCCGTAGCTGATCTCCGGAGGTGATCTCCGGGTTCGAATCGATCCAGCTCACCACCATCATCCTGATCGTGGTGGCTGGATTTGCCGCGGGCTGGGTGGATGCGGTGGTGGGCGGCGGCGGGCTGCTCCAGCTGCCCGCCCTGCTGCTGGTCCCCGGAATCACGCCGGTCCAGGCGCTGGCGACCAACAAAATGGGATCAATTTTCGGCACCACCACCAGTGCTGTGACGTACTACGGGCGGGTCAAACCCGACCTGCGGACGGCCATCCCCATGGCGGTTATCGCCCTGGCCGGCAGCTTCGGAGGCGCGGTGCTGGCCGCTACGCTGCCGGCCAGTGTCTTCAAACCGATCATCGTGGCCGCGCTGGTCGCCGTCGCACTCTTCACGGCCCTCAAGCCCAACGTCGGTGACATCACCCTGCTGCGTCATGACGGCCACAAGCACTATGTGGTGGCATGCCTGATCGGTGCCGTGATCGGCTTTTACGATGGCCTGATCGGTCCGGGAACCGGTTCCTTCCTTATCATCGCGCTGGTCTCCGCCATGGGCTACGCCTTCCTGGAAGCCAGCGCGAAAGCCAAGATCGTGAACATGGCCACCAACGCCGGCGCCCTGCTGTTTTTCCTTCCCCATGGATCGCTCCTGTGGGGTGTGGGCCTGGTGCTGGGCGTTTCCAACATGGCCGGCGGCTATCTCGGGGCACGCACCGCCGTGAAGCAGGGCAGCGGTTTCATCCGGGTGGTTTTCCTGGTGGTGGTGGGCGCCCTGATCATCAAACTCGGCGTCGACGTGTGGCAGGAAAACTTCGCCTGACAGGGTAGGCGGAACCCTCGCAGCCCCCTCTGGCCCGGCGTAGCATGCAGGTATGTCCGCAGGCGGCGAACCCTATTCGGAAGCATTGTCGGCCGCGGCCCGTCGGGCGGCCGAGTGGTTGGAGAGCATACCCGCGCGGCATGTGGGGCCGGCCCAGAGCGCCCGGGACCTCGCAGCAGCCTTCGGCGGTCCCCTCCCTTCCCGGGGCCTTCCTGCCGCTGACGTCGTGGAGTACCTGGCGGACAAGGCCGAACCCGGGCTGATGGCCATGCCCTCCGGTCGGTTCTTCGGCTGGGTCATCGGCGGAACGCTGCCTGCCGCCCTGGCCGCCGACTGGCTGGTCAGCGCGTGGGACCAGAACGCGGTGCTCCGGGTCTCGGCACCCGCCATGGCGGCCATCGAGGACGCTGCGGGCCGCTGGCTGGTGGACCTCCTGGGCCTCCCGGACGGATCCGACGTCGGCTTTGTCACCGGAGCCACGATGGCCAACTTCGCCGGCTTGGCTGCCGCGCGCTGGAGCCTCCTCACGGGCGCCGGCTGGGACCTGGAACGCGACGGGCTCTTCGGCGCACCGCGCCTCCGCTGCCTCGTAGGCCAGGAACGGCACGACTCGGTTGACCTCGCCCTGCGGTACCTGGGGCTGGGGCGGCCGGCTGTTGTGCCCTCCGACAGGCAAGGCAGGATTGTGCCAGGCGGGCTCGACCGGCAACTGTCAGCAGGCTCCGGTCCGGTCCTCGTCTGCCTGCAGGCGGGGAACCTGCATTCGGGGGCCTTTGATCCCTTCATCGAAGCCGTCGGCGTCGCGAAGGCACACGGTGCCTGGGTCCACGTGGACGGAGCGTTCGGGCTGTGGGCAGCCGCCGTGCCCGAACTTGCTGCGCTCACTGCCGGGATGGACCTGGCGGACTCGTGGGCCAGCGACGCGCATAAGACCCTCAATGTCCCCTATGACTGCGGCATAGCCGTTGTCAGGGACGCCGCCGCCCTGCGCTCCGCCATGGGCGTGCATGCCAGCTACCTGATCCAGGCCGCCGACGGTGCTGCCGACCCGCTGGAAAAAGTGCCCGAGCTCTCACGCCGGGCCCGGGGCGTGCCGGTCTGGGCAGCGCTGCGATCATTGGGCCGGGAGGGTGTGGCGCACCAGGTCCGCGGGCTGGTGCTGCGCGCCGGTCAGCTGGCGGAGCAGCTGGCTGCGCTTGAGGGCATCGAGGTACTCAACGAGGTCGGCTACACCCAGGTGTCGCTCGCCTTCGGCGATGATGCCACCACACGCGCCGTCACGGCGAAGGTCATTGAGGACGGCAAGGTCTGGATGTCCGGTTCGCGCTGGCAGGGCCGGGACGTCCTGCGCGTCTCGGTCAGCAACTGGAGCACTGATGCGGACGACGTCGGGACGGCCGTCGAGGCGGTCCGCTCGGCTTTCGCAGCAGTCAGGGCCGCGGGCTGACGCTCCCACCGGACGCCGCCGACGGCTCGGGCAAATCGTGCGCTGCGGGAAGGCCGTCCAGGGTTCGCCCGGCCAGCGTGCTGGCCACCCACAGCGAGCGTTGCATATCCCCGCGATGGCCTGGCCGGGAGGCGTACCAGAGCGCGTTCTCCACTTCCCGGGCCACCGCCCACTGGCGGGCGGCGTCCGCATCCAAGCCTGCGGCGGCGCTGAAGTCCAGGCACCGTTGGTTCAGCCCTGCAGCGGGATCGCTCCGCGGCAGGTCGCCCAGGCGGTTCCACAGCAACGGGGCCACCGCGAATTCGGGTTCGCCGATCATGGGCTGCGGGTCAATTGCCACGTAGCTCAAGCCGGCAGACCCGCCGGCGCCGTCAGCAGCGGATGCCCGGGGCCGGGCCAGGATATTCATAAAGTGGAAGTCGGTGTGCACCAGGACGTCCCGGCCCGAGCGGCGGCCCACTGCCCCGCGGGTCTGGCAGACCTCCAGTGCGGCCTCGAGCAGCCATCGCGGGAATGGCCTGCCCTGCTGTTCCCAGTCGGCGGGCAGGTCATCGCTCCACTGTTCTGCCCGCCCCGCGATGTGGTCGAACTCCTGCCAGGCGGGCCGGTGGTCGGGCACCAGGCTGAGCTGCCGCACGAGGCTGCCCCATACAGCCGCCGCTTCGTCCATTTGCACCGTCTGGAGCGAGGAGCCGGCATCCAGCCGCTCGAGCAGCATGGCGCACGTTCCGGCGTCGGCATCCAGCATGCGGACGGCGCCGGCTCCGCCCCACAGGGCAAGCGCATGGCGTTCCAGCCGGGCCTCGTCGTGGGGAAAGGCAACCTTGAGGGCCGCCGGGCTCCCGTCCGGAAGCCGGACAGGGATCACAACGCCGCCGTGGCCATGCCACGGGGATGCTCCCGCAGGCAGGTCCGCAGTTAGATCCCAATGCTCCAGCCGCCCCTGGATCAGTCCGGGGAGGGAGCCCAGCCACGCCCGTCCTGCGCTGTCGTGGCTGTACCGCACGCTGAGGGCCGGCGGGATCAGGACAGTGCTTCGGACGCTCACGGGAGGCTCACAGGACGCCGCTTGCCCCGAGCAGATTACCGATGGAGAACGTGGCAACCAGGGCCAAGGCGCCGCCCACCACCACCCTGACAGCGGCCCGCCACTTCGACCCGCCGCCGATCCAGGCGCCAAGCGCCCCCGTGGCGGCAAGGGCCACCAGGACGGCGGCGAAGGTGAGCGGGACCCTGATGTCCGCGGGCGGGAGAAGAATGGCCAGCATGGGCAGGACGGCGCCCACCAGGAATGCCATGGCGGAGGCAAACGCGGCGTGCCAGGGGCTGACGATGTCCGTCTCGTCGATGTTGAGCTCAGCGGACAGATGGGCACCGAGCGCGTCGTGAGCCGTGAGTTCCCGCGCCACGGTCAGGGCAGTCTCCACGCTGAGCCCCTTGGACTGATAGATCGCAGCGAGTTCGGCGAGCTCCTCTTCGGGCTGTTCCAGCAGCTCGCGGCGTTCCTTTTGAATCAGTGCCTGCTGGCTGTCCTTCTGGCTGCTGACGGACACATACTCGCCCAGGGCCATGGAGATAGCGCCGCCAACGACGCCGGCAGCGCCGGCCACCAGGATCGGACCCGGTTCGTTGGTCACGCCGGCTACACCAACCACGATGGCTGCCACCGACACGATTCCGTCATTGGCACCCAACACACCGGCACGAA contains the following coding sequences:
- a CDS encoding VIT family protein, with product MDNAPVPALHEDEPHHNDIAHRLNWLRAGVLGANDGIVSVAAIVVGVAGVTNEPGPILVAGAAGVVGGAISMALGEYVSVSSQKDSQQALIQKERRELLEQPEEELAELAAIYQSKGLSVETALTVARELTAHDALGAHLSAELNIDETDIVSPWHAAFASAMAFLVGAVLPMLAILLPPADIRVPLTFAAVLVALAATGALGAWIGGGSKWRAAVRVVVGGALALVATFSIGNLLGASGVL